The segment TCAATTATCATAAAAGCAGTAATAATGAGAACAGACGATTATTCGGTGACTATCAAAAGAGGAAAAAACATTCTGGCTTCTATAATTGTTATTTTGTTGTATGTAGCTCTACTGCCGCACCTTGGTTTTTATATTGCAACGGCTATTGCTTTTCCTATATTGCTTTTGTTAGCCAGTGAATCCAAATTGAAAATGATAATTACCGTTACCTTAGTGTTCGAAGCATTTGCATTTTTCATATTTGAAACAATGCTCAAGGTACCATTGCCATAAAGGAGGGATTAAATGGTCGAGAATTTATTAATGGGTTTCGGAGAAGTCCTTCAATTTCAACACTTTATGGGATTACTAATTGGTGTTATGATTGGATATTTTATTGGATCAATGCCAGGTTTAACTCCGAGTATTGGGATTGCTTTATTAATTCCTTTTACATTTACTATGCAACCTGTAATGGCAATGATTATAATTGTTTCATTGTATATGGCGGCTGAATATGGTGGGGGAATTACGGCCATTTTGCTAAATGCCCCTGGTACACCTGCTGCCGCAGCTACAGCATTTGATGGATATCCTATGACACAGAATGGGGAAGCAGCCAAGGCGTTAACGATTTCAATTATCGCTTCTTCAATTGGAGCGGTAACTAGTTCTATTCTATTGATCTTTACGGCTGTTCCTATGGCCAGTTTTGCATTAAAGTTTGGACCGACGGAATACTTTGCATTGGCTATCTTTGGGTTAAGTTTAGTAAGTTCATTAAGTAGAGAATCTTTATTAAAGGGCATTCTTAGTATGCTGCTGGGGTTACTTTTTGTAACAATAGGTTTAGACCCGGTTATGGGTACACCGCGCTACGTATTTGTGAACGATTTGTTTGAGGGAATACCATTTTTACCAGCTTTAATAGGTTTATTTGCGCTTTCGGAAGTTTTTTACCTTATGGAAGATGTAAAGACTAGGCCGCCAAAGGCAGAGAAGGTAAAAGGGCTGGGGGCGCCATTAAGTACTTTTAAACAAATGTGG is part of the Metallumcola ferriviriculae genome and harbors:
- a CDS encoding tripartite tricarboxylate transporter permease, whose protein sequence is MVENLLMGFGEVLQFQHFMGLLIGVMIGYFIGSMPGLTPSIGIALLIPFTFTMQPVMAMIIIVSLYMAAEYGGGITAILLNAPGTPAAAATAFDGYPMTQNGEAAKALTISIIASSIGAVTSSILLIFTAVPMASFALKFGPTEYFALAIFGLSLVSSLSRESLLKGILSMLLGLLFVTIGLDPVMGTPRYVFVNDLFEGIPFLPALIGLFALSEVFYLMEDVKTRPPKAEKVKGLGAPLSTFKQMWVTLVRSSILGYVIGVIPGAGTTIASLVSYNEAKRVSKNSETFGKGNPEGIAASEAANNAAVSGAFAPLLALGIPGSASAAIIIGALTIQGVQPGPMLFSKNPEIPYSIFAALLIATPIMLAVGLGGIRLWSRVVLIPKRILAVFVFGISVLGAYAYSNTMFPVWVMILFGLMGYGLRKAKFPTTPMVLSLVLGFMMETNFRRAITISDGELLFFLSRPITLTLLILSLVTLFVPIIQNLRSK
- a CDS encoding tripartite tricarboxylate transporter TctB family protein, with the protein product MKLKNSEIVSGVMSIGIALWFILKAQAFPDSLNKADVGPAAFPVVTAVLVIIFATSIIIKAVIMRTDDYSVTIKRGKNILASIIVILLYVALLPHLGFYIATAIAFPILLLLASESKLKMIITVTLVFEAFAFFIFETMLKVPLP